From one Panulirus ornatus isolate Po-2019 chromosome 11, ASM3632096v1, whole genome shotgun sequence genomic stretch:
- the LOC139751099 gene encoding uncharacterized protein: protein MCRPIFLLCCVAVASANRLPGGAPSNSYDAPPAATTNGGYSYDGDLLAAASSFDEAQDDPIAALAANIPGGGVAGQDYPILASVPDTGFSCEDQQFPGYYADTADEAGCQVFHICQLDGRLDSFLCPNGTVFNQQYFVCDWWYNVDCSASEQYFDLNSEIGVVPEDSIAAASDVALATNYGAPNANPTVQTPGQLYNTPAKV from the exons ATGTGCcgacccatcttcctcctctgctgCG TGGCAGTGGCCAGTGCCAACCGGCTCCCAGGAGGCGCGCCCTCCAACAGCTATGACGCGCCTCCCGCCGCTACCACTAATGGCGGCTACTCCTACGACGGAGACTTGCTGGCAGCTGCTTCCTCCTTTGATGAGGCCCAGGACGACCCCATAGCCGCCCTGGCCGCCAACATCCCCGGCGGCGGCGTTGCCGGCCAGGACTACCCGATCCTGGCCTCTGTGCCCGACACCGGCTTCTCCTGCGAGGATCAGCAGTTCCCGGGTTACTACGCCGACACCGCCGACGAGGCCGGCTGCCAGGTCTTCCACATCTGTCAGTTGGACGGCCGCCTCGACTCCTTCCTATGTCCCAACGGCACCGTGTTCAACCAGCAGTACTTCGTGTGCGACTGGTGGTACAACGTGGACTGTTCCGCCTCAGAGCAATACTTCGATCTCAACTCTGAGATCGGTGTAGTTCCTGAGGACAGCATCGCTGCTGCCTCAGACGTGGCATTGGCTACAAACTACGGCGCCCCCAACGCCAACCCCACAGTCCAAACTCCTGGCCAGCTGTACAACACGCCCGCTAAGGTCTGA